A window from Strix uralensis isolate ZFMK-TIS-50842 chromosome 15, bStrUra1, whole genome shotgun sequence encodes these proteins:
- the LOC141950119 gene encoding mas-related G-protein coupled receptor member X1-like, with amino-acid sequence MSTLLPAMERASSACWSQPGGTAFNRTWHHRLLRYEDDHYDWTDHEAGHYSKVPVTLLICLCGLAGNGAVLWLLGARVRRNPITVYIVSLAVANFTFLLSITVALAIFYGPESVCHRLGSRDVTTVLNITILFAFTAGVYLLTGFSAVMSVSILPPARCSCHHSQHLPVLVCALLWALSFLLTVTLYVCPAALTVFVLSYLLSLLILIFSGLTLLARVLCCSRQYPPRKLCAVVLLAVFVFPFFTADFGYWLLLRLFDFSVFVFDTSLLLACVNSSITPVIYFLAGSCADRFTLSVRVAFQRAFEDVTEPQNRGKSPRENTVETAV; translated from the coding sequence ATGAGCACACTGCTCCCTGCCATGGAAAGAGCCAGCTCTGCTTGCTGGAGCCAGCCCGGTGGGACAGCATTTAACAGGACTTGGCATCACAGGCTGCTGAGGTATGAGGACGACCACTACGACTGGACCGACCATGAAGCTGGTCACTACAGCAAAGTCCCTGTCACGCTGCTCATCTGCCTCTGCGGGCTGGCAGGGAACGGGGCCGTCCTCTGGCTCCTCGGCGCCCGTGTCCGCAGGAACCCCATCACCGTCTACATCGTCAGCCTGGCCGTCGCCAACTtcaccttcctcctctccatcacCGTTGCCCTTGCAATATTTTATGGGCCGGAGAGCGTTTGTCACAGGCTGGGCTCACGGGACGTGACAACTGTGTTGAACATCACCATCCTCTTCGCTTTCACCGCCGGCGTCTACCTCCTGACAGGTTTCAGTGCCGTGATGTCTGTGTCCATCCTGCCCCCGGCCCGCTGCTCCTGCCACCACTCCCAGCACTTGCCAGTGCTGGTGTGTGCCCTGCTCTGGGCTCTCTCCTTCCTGCTCACCGTGACCCTCTACGTCTGCCCTGCGGCGCTCACTGTCTTTGTCCTGAGCTACCTCTTATCGCTgcttattctgattttttctggtcTAACCCTGCTTGCCAGAGTCTTGTGCTGTTCACGGCAATACCCCCCAAGGAAGCTCTGTGCTGTGGTCCTGCTGGCTGTATTCGTCTTCCCCTTCTTCACAGCTGATTTTGGTTACTGGCTCTTGCTGAGActgtttgatttttctgtttttgtctTTGACACCTCTCTCCTGCTCGCCTGTGTGAACAGCAGTATCACCCCTGTTATTTACTTCTTGGCTGGGAGCTGTGCAGACAGGTTCACACTCTCTGTTAGGGTTGCTTTCCAAAGGGCTTTTGAAGATGTAACAGAGCCCCAAAATAGAGGCAAAAGTCCCAGAGAAAACACAGTGGAAACAGCTGTTTAA
- the LOC141950032 gene encoding mas-related G-protein coupled receptor member H-like yields the protein MDRHPNNTIRDWRTVSPAPTESMVYGDGHNGTRCFAEHIPEIVTGSITLLICLCGLVGNGAILWLLGFRIRRNPFTAYLLNLAVADSCFLLCTSVFLVIYHMPMLSCFQPELLRVLPLFHSMVLLMYSTSLYLLTAISVERCVGVLWPFWCRCHRPKLLSAIVCSLLWALAFVLAGLVYFVCDLGHSEHCWMVLGTSCFLNFCFFTPFVVLSNVILFIKLRHSPWQHNQARLYAVIFLTVFFFLLFGIPLSVQIFLNFFVYINFVFEICLLLASVNSSINPVIYVLVGNYGKSRFRGSVKVALQRVFEDRADSQEVGETPVMGIAA from the coding sequence atggaTCGACATCCCAACAACACGATCCGTGACTGGCGCACAGTGTCCCCGGCGCCTACGGAGAGCATGGTCTATGGAGATGGACACAATGGGACCAGGTGCTTTGCAGAACACATCCCTGAAATCGTCACCGGTAGCATCACGCTGCTCATCTGCCTGTGTGGGCTGGTGGGGAATGGGGCCATCCTCTGGCTCCTCGGTTTCCGCATCAGGAGGAACCCCTTCACCGCCTACCTCCTGAACCTGGCCGTGGCTGACTCCTGCTTTCTCCTCTGCACCTCGGTTTTCCTTGTAATATATCATATGCCCATGCTCAGCTGCTTTCAGCCAGAGCTTTTGCGGGTGCTGCCGCTATTTCACTCCATGGTTCTGCTCATGTACAGCACCAGCCTCTATCTCCTCACGGCCATCAGTGTGGAGAGGTGTGTGGGTGTCCTCTGGCCCTTCTGGTGCCGATGCCACCGCCCGAAGCTCCTGTCAGCCATCGTGTGCAGCCTGCTGTGGGCCCTTGCCTTCGTCCTTGCCGGGCTGGTGTACTTTGTGTGTGACCTGGGTCACTCTGAACACTGCTGGATGGTTCTTGGAACCTCGTGCTttcttaatttttgctttttcactccctttgtggttCTTTCCAACGTGATCCTCTTCATCAAGCTTAGGCATAGCCCCTGGCAACACAACCAGGCGAGGTTGTACGCTGTTATCTTcctcactgttttcttcttcctcctctttggcATCCCGCTCAGTGTCCAGATCTTCCTCAACTTCTTCGTCTACATTAATTTTGTCTTTGAGATCTGCCTGTTGCTGGCCTCTGTCAACAGCAGCATCAATCCGGTCATTTACGTCCTGGTTGGGAACTACGGCAAGTCCAGGTTCAGGGGATCCGTCAAAGTGGCTCTTCAGAGGGTCTTTGAAGATAGGGCAGATTCCCAAGAGGTGGGTGAGACCCCTGTGATGGGAATTGCTGCCTGA